Proteins encoded by one window of Dokdonella sp.:
- a CDS encoding HU family DNA-binding protein gives MAKKPAKKAAAKPAAPKAIKEALSKSGLVAHIADAAGVAAKDVRAMLAALEGAVHGSISSKGIGSFTLPGLLKITSVKVPAKPKRKGINPFTKEEQWFAAKPATVKVKVRPLKKLKDAAA, from the coding sequence ATGGCCAAGAAACCCGCAAAGAAAGCCGCCGCGAAACCTGCCGCTCCGAAAGCGATCAAGGAAGCCCTGAGCAAGTCCGGGCTCGTTGCCCACATCGCCGACGCCGCCGGCGTCGCCGCGAAGGACGTGCGTGCAATGCTCGCCGCGCTCGAGGGCGCCGTGCACGGTTCGATCAGCAGCAAGGGCATCGGTTCGTTCACGCTGCCGGGCCTGCTCAAGATCACTTCGGTCAAGGTGCCGGCCAAGCCGAAGCGCAAGGGCATCAACCCGTTCACCAAGGAAGAGCAGTGGTTCGCGGCGAAGCCGGCGACCGTCAAGGTCAAGGTTCGTCCGCTGAAGAAGCTCAAGGACGCCGCGGCCTGA
- a CDS encoding oligopeptide:H+ symporter, producing the protein MSEALRDNDPAPFPRSADFLGHPKPLWLLFATEFWERFAYYGMRALLAIYVAQTFFGLLPDGEAKAQASLTYGAYTALIYATGIFGGFIADRYLGYRPSILLGGTIMALGLFLLLVPDLTWFLVGLAVIVVGNGLFKPNISTMVGMLYAKHDARRDSGFTIFYMGINAGATLAPLVCGTIVGKHFGYQWGFFTAGLGMILGLVLFQALVGWMAGVGRAPAPQHNPMRVLKVTAGCIAVVPVVFLMLSQARIVGWLLMGLMLVLTVYFIASGARSGDKVQLHRYIAMLLLFLAKILFWGMFEQAGSSLNFFAKDHVDAPFDFTLFQSANPLFIILLAPVFAWLWPRLEARKLNPSIPRKFAIALILVAIGFTTLVLTIGEAMKGDGRIAWQMLMLAYMINTMGELCLSPIGLSMVTKLAAPKETGLAMGAWFLCTAIGNYVAGAVASVASGGGVASGLAQYAETYTHIAWAGFGFGIAFLLFAPLINKLMHGVR; encoded by the coding sequence ATGAGCGAAGCCTTGCGCGACAACGACCCCGCGCCGTTCCCGCGCAGTGCGGACTTCCTCGGACATCCCAAGCCACTTTGGCTGCTGTTCGCGACCGAATTCTGGGAGCGCTTCGCCTACTACGGGATGCGCGCCCTGCTCGCGATCTACGTCGCGCAGACATTCTTCGGCCTGTTGCCGGACGGTGAGGCGAAAGCGCAGGCAAGCCTGACCTATGGCGCCTACACGGCGTTGATCTACGCGACCGGCATCTTCGGCGGCTTCATCGCCGACCGCTATCTTGGCTACCGGCCATCGATCCTGCTCGGCGGCACGATCATGGCGCTCGGCTTGTTCCTGCTGCTGGTTCCGGATCTCACCTGGTTCCTCGTCGGTCTCGCCGTGATCGTCGTCGGCAATGGCCTGTTCAAACCGAACATCTCGACCATGGTCGGCATGCTCTATGCGAAGCACGACGCGCGCCGCGATTCCGGCTTCACCATCTTCTACATGGGTATCAACGCCGGCGCGACGCTCGCGCCGCTGGTCTGCGGCACGATCGTCGGCAAGCATTTCGGCTACCAGTGGGGCTTCTTCACCGCCGGCCTCGGCATGATTCTCGGTCTTGTGCTGTTCCAGGCGTTGGTCGGCTGGATGGCCGGCGTCGGTCGTGCGCCGGCGCCGCAGCACAATCCCATGCGCGTGCTCAAGGTGACAGCCGGCTGCATTGCCGTCGTGCCGGTCGTGTTCCTGATGCTGAGCCAGGCGCGCATCGTCGGTTGGTTGCTGATGGGCCTGATGCTCGTGCTGACCGTGTATTTCATCGCCAGCGGCGCGCGCAGCGGCGACAAGGTGCAGTTGCACCGCTACATCGCGATGCTGCTGCTGTTCCTGGCCAAGATCCTGTTCTGGGGCATGTTCGAACAGGCCGGTTCGTCACTCAATTTCTTCGCCAAGGACCACGTCGACGCGCCGTTCGACTTCACCCTGTTCCAGTCGGCGAATCCGCTCTTCATCATTCTGCTTGCACCGGTGTTTGCCTGGCTGTGGCCGCGCCTGGAGGCGCGCAAGCTCAACCCGTCGATCCCGCGCAAGTTCGCCATCGCGCTGATCCTCGTCGCCATCGGCTTCACCACCCTGGTGCTGACCATCGGCGAGGCAATGAAAGGTGATGGCCGCATCGCCTGGCAGATGCTGATGCTGGCCTACATGATCAACACGATGGGCGAGCTGTGCCTGTCGCCGATCGGCCTGTCGATGGTCACCAAGCTTGCGGCACCGAAGGAAACCGGGTTGGCAATGGGTGCCTGGTTCCTGTGCACGGCGATCGGCAACTACGTCGCCGGCGCAGTCGCCTCGGTGGCCTCGGGAGGCGGCGTGGCTTCAGGGCTCGCGCAGTACGCAGAGACCTACACGCACATCGCCTGGGCCGGCTTCGGCTTCGGCATCGCGTTCCTGCTGTTTGCGCCGCTCATCAACAAGCTCATGCACGGCGTCCGCTGA
- a CDS encoding CocE/NonD family hydrolase, whose product MSTRFLAVPVLFIAALATAADAPKPSEVRLEWGVRVPMRDGVELAATLYRPLGQKDALPCVITMTPYLASSYHARGMYFGANGYVFATVDVRGRGNSDGEFTPLLQEAKDGHDAVEWFAKQPYCNSKVTMWGGSYAGYNQWATAKEFPPALATIVPVASPKPGVDFPMRGNIFYSYDMTWLTLVSGRTPQDAIFADEAYWKAAFRRWYVSHAPFNTLDAVVGNPSKHFQTWLAHPHPDAYWDSMSPTTEQYAKIDLPILSITGQYDGDQPGAITLYREHMRHGSETAKARHYLVIGPWDHAGTRTPKAEFGGLKFGPASLIDMNALHKAWYDWTLKGGAKPEFLKDRVTYYMVGEEAWRYAPSLEKVTQRVQVWHLDSRDGQANDVFGSGVLLDRRPGDGGKPDSYVHDPLDTSSLAIEDLPEPAGDLVDQRGVLLGGDSQLVYHSPPLRHDIDIAGFFSFTAYIEIDQVDTDFSVSIHEVRPDGSSILIGHDLKRARYRKDPRTPEPVTPNRIERYEFDGFDFVARRIPKGSRLRLVVAPVDSLHTEKNYNTGGVVAAESGEQAKTVRVTLHHNLRHPSSLVIPFAAKSSVPAPRP is encoded by the coding sequence ATGTCGACCCGTTTCCTTGCCGTGCCCGTGCTGTTCATCGCCGCCCTCGCCACCGCAGCCGACGCCCCGAAGCCGAGCGAAGTGCGGCTGGAGTGGGGCGTGCGCGTGCCGATGCGCGACGGCGTGGAGCTGGCGGCGACGCTGTACCGTCCGCTCGGCCAGAAGGATGCACTACCCTGCGTCATCACGATGACGCCGTATCTCGCTTCGAGCTACCACGCACGTGGCATGTATTTCGGCGCCAACGGCTACGTGTTCGCCACTGTCGACGTGCGCGGGCGCGGCAACTCGGATGGCGAGTTCACGCCACTGCTGCAGGAAGCGAAGGACGGCCACGATGCGGTCGAATGGTTCGCGAAGCAGCCGTACTGCAATAGCAAGGTCACGATGTGGGGTGGCTCCTATGCGGGCTACAACCAGTGGGCGACGGCAAAGGAATTTCCGCCCGCGCTGGCGACCATCGTGCCGGTCGCCTCACCCAAGCCCGGCGTCGACTTCCCGATGCGCGGCAACATCTTCTACAGCTACGACATGACCTGGCTGACCCTGGTCAGCGGCCGCACGCCGCAAGACGCGATCTTCGCCGACGAGGCGTACTGGAAAGCGGCCTTCCGCCGCTGGTACGTCTCGCATGCGCCGTTCAACACGCTCGATGCGGTGGTCGGCAACCCGTCCAAGCACTTCCAGACCTGGCTCGCGCATCCCCATCCCGACGCGTACTGGGACAGCATGAGTCCGACCACCGAACAGTACGCGAAAATCGATCTGCCGATCCTGTCGATCACTGGCCAATACGACGGCGACCAGCCCGGCGCGATCACGCTGTACCGCGAGCACATGCGTCACGGCAGCGAGACGGCGAAGGCCAGGCATTACCTCGTCATCGGCCCCTGGGACCACGCCGGCACACGCACGCCGAAAGCCGAGTTCGGTGGCCTGAAGTTCGGCCCGGCTTCGCTCATCGACATGAACGCCCTGCACAAGGCGTGGTATGACTGGACGTTGAAGGGGGGTGCAAAACCGGAGTTCCTCAAGGACCGCGTGACCTACTACATGGTCGGCGAGGAAGCCTGGCGCTATGCGCCGTCGCTCGAAAAAGTCACCCAGCGCGTGCAGGTGTGGCATCTGGACTCACGCGACGGCCAGGCCAACGACGTGTTCGGCTCGGGAGTGCTGCTCGACCGGCGCCCCGGCGACGGCGGCAAGCCGGACAGCTATGTCCACGATCCGCTCGACACCTCCTCGCTGGCCATCGAGGACCTGCCCGAACCGGCGGGTGACCTGGTCGACCAGCGCGGCGTGCTGCTTGGCGGCGACAGCCAGCTCGTCTATCACTCGCCACCGCTCCGGCACGACATCGACATCGCCGGTTTCTTCAGCTTCACCGCCTACATCGAGATCGACCAGGTCGATACCGACTTCAGCGTCAGCATCCACGAGGTCCGCCCCGACGGCAGCAGCATCCTGATCGGCCACGACCTCAAGCGTGCGCGCTACCGCAAGGACCCACGCACGCCCGAACCGGTGACACCCAACCGCATCGAGCGCTACGAGTTCGACGGCTTCGACTTCGTGGCCCGGCGCATCCCGAAGGGCAGCCGCCTGCGCCTGGTCGTCGCTCCGGTCGATTCGCTGCATACCGAGAAGAACTACAACACCGGCGGCGTGGTGGCCGCGGAGTCCGGTGAGCAGGCGAAAACGGTGCGCGTGACCCTGCACCACAACCTGCGCCATCCGAGCTCGCTGGTCATTCCATTTGCGGCAAAGTCTTCGGTCCCTGCGCCAAGACCCTGA